A genomic window from Salvelinus alpinus chromosome 10, SLU_Salpinus.1, whole genome shotgun sequence includes:
- the cdk5r2a gene encoding cyclin-dependent kinase 5 activator 2a, translating into MGTVLSLSPRSRKAAGGVCVDEKPDLATGGKPQEKSLKKRHSVLLHALTWKRLVAASAKKKNAKKVNPKPEASKAKSDPLVDQLNTDNIKKSQPSNGILDRKPTGPKPGPIPVPVPTVPDQTRRQTQNGRLFISPRRVVVQASTGELLRCLSDFLCRRCFKLKELTANEVILWFRNVDRALLVQGWQDQGFITPANLVFVYLLCREAVEEDTVSEYELQATFLTCLYLAYSYMGNEISYPLKPFLVESSREAFWERALGLIDRMSGPMLRINADPHYFTEVFQDLKNEGGSREKEKEKKEKEKEKDGKRISELDR; encoded by the exons ATGGGTACTGTTCTGTCTCTGTCGCCGAGGTCAAGGAAGGCAGCgggcggtgtgtgtgtggacgAGAAACCAGACCTTGCGACCGGCGGGAAACCACAGGAGAAGAGCCTAAAGAAGCGCCACTCGGTGCTGCTCCATGCTTTGACGTGGAAGCGGCTGGTAGCCGCATCGGCCAAGAAGAAGAATGCCAAAAAGGTGAACCCCAAACCCGAGGCCAGCAAGGCCAAATCCGACCCCTTGGTGGACCAGCTCAACACCGACAACATCAAGAAATCACAACCGTCCAACGGAATACTCGACCGAAAACCGACAGGGCCCAAACCCGGGCCAATTCCTGTGCCTGTTCCTACAGTACCGGACCAGACCCGGCGGCAGACCCAGAATGGACGCTTATTCATCTCCCCTCGGAGGGTGGTGGTGCAG GCGTCCACCGGCGAGCTCCTGAGGTGTCTCTCTGACTTTCTCTGCCGCCGCTGCTTCAAGCTCAAAGAGCTCACGGCCAATGAGGTCATCCTGTGGTTCCGTAACGTGGACCGGGCTCTGTTAGTGCAGGGCTGGCAGGACCAGGGCTTCATCACCCCGGCTAACCTGGTCTTCGTCTACTTGCTCTGCCGAGAGGCCGTGGAGGAAGACACGGTGTCTGAATACGAGCTGCAGGCAACCTTCCTCACCTGCCTGTACCTGGCCTACTCCTACATGGGCAACGAGATCTCCTACCCGCTCAAGCCGTTCCTGGTGGAGTCCAGCCGGGAGGCCTTCTGGGAGCGGGCCCTTGGTCTCATTGACCGGATGAGCGGGCCAATGCTGAGGATAAACGCAGACCCGCACTACTTTACCGAGGtgttccaggacctgaagaacgaGGGAGGGtcaagggagaaggagaaggagaagaaggagaaggagaaggagaaagacgGGAAACGGATAAGCGAGTTGGATCGTTAA